From a region of the Gordonia sp. PP30 genome:
- a CDS encoding glycosyl hydrolase family 65 protein: protein MDVDMIGRTETLFALSNGHIGLRGTFEEGEPVEQPGTYLNGFFEARDLPYAESGYGYPESGQTVVNVTDGKIIRLLVEDEPMDLRYGRTVDHERVLDFRTGTLRRSTLWTSPTGRTVRIRSERLVSFTKRTIVATRYEVEPIGEDMKLVLQSDLLANEPVPLPGNDPRLAAALDAPLVPALADCEGTAAVLVHHTKRSGLTVAAAMGHELDVPGNADVFVRADGDLARMTVAAAVPQGSKLVLTKYVAYGWSARRSVPALRAQAEAALAMAAETGWDALKAEQAEFLDEFWRDADIEIDGDPELQQAIRFSLFHVLQAGARGQSRQIPAKGLTGPGYDGHTFWDTESFVLPMLTYTVPGAAGEELRWRHATLDKAKARAAELAQHGAMFPWRTIDGDECSGYWPAGTAGVHVSADIANATGRYLRATNDEAFEVECGVELLVEIARFFAGFGHHDTAGRFRIDGVTGPDEYTAIVNNNVFTNLAAQQALRDAVAVVHRQPSVARELGVTDDEVTFWASCADHMTIPYDEAHGVHQQCEAFTLLDEWDFEASRDKYPLLLNYPYFDLYRKQVVKQADLVFATYLFGDSFTAEEKRAVFDYYYPITVRDSSLSACCEAVAAAEVGYLDLAYDLMCESVFTDLHDLHNNVSSGLHIAALAGAWTDCVAGFGGMRDFGGNITFAPRLPSRLNYMSFRMLIRESRIVVAVDTDQATYRLLDGPPIELAHFGERFTLSDVPVTKPIPAIEPGTPPEPPIACAPYRR, encoded by the coding sequence ATGGACGTCGACATGATCGGCCGGACCGAGACGCTGTTCGCGCTGTCCAACGGCCACATCGGGCTGCGCGGCACCTTCGAGGAGGGTGAGCCGGTGGAACAGCCGGGCACCTACCTCAACGGCTTCTTCGAGGCCCGCGACCTGCCGTACGCGGAGAGCGGCTACGGCTATCCCGAGTCCGGGCAGACCGTGGTCAACGTGACCGACGGCAAGATCATCCGCCTGCTGGTGGAGGACGAGCCGATGGATCTGCGCTACGGGCGGACCGTCGATCACGAGCGGGTCCTCGACTTCCGCACCGGCACGCTGCGGCGCAGCACGCTGTGGACGTCGCCGACCGGGCGCACCGTCCGCATCCGCAGCGAACGGCTGGTGAGTTTCACCAAGCGGACCATCGTCGCCACCCGCTACGAGGTGGAGCCGATCGGCGAGGACATGAAACTGGTGCTGCAATCCGATCTGCTGGCCAACGAGCCGGTGCCGCTCCCCGGCAACGACCCCCGGCTGGCCGCCGCGCTCGACGCGCCGCTGGTCCCGGCGCTGGCCGACTGCGAGGGGACCGCGGCGGTCCTGGTGCACCACACCAAGCGTTCGGGTCTGACGGTGGCCGCGGCGATGGGTCACGAACTCGATGTGCCCGGCAACGCCGACGTCTTCGTGCGGGCCGACGGCGACCTGGCCCGGATGACGGTCGCGGCGGCCGTCCCGCAGGGCAGCAAGCTGGTGCTGACCAAGTACGTCGCCTACGGCTGGTCGGCGCGGCGCTCGGTCCCCGCGCTCCGCGCCCAGGCCGAGGCCGCCCTCGCGATGGCGGCCGAGACCGGCTGGGATGCGCTGAAGGCCGAGCAGGCCGAGTTCCTCGACGAGTTCTGGCGCGATGCCGACATCGAGATCGACGGCGACCCCGAATTGCAGCAGGCGATCCGGTTCTCCCTGTTCCACGTGCTGCAGGCCGGCGCCCGCGGCCAGTCCCGGCAGATCCCGGCGAAGGGGCTCACCGGCCCCGGCTACGACGGCCACACGTTCTGGGACACCGAGAGCTTCGTGCTGCCGATGCTCACCTACACGGTGCCCGGCGCGGCCGGCGAGGAACTGCGCTGGCGGCACGCTACGCTCGACAAGGCCAAGGCCCGCGCCGCCGAACTCGCCCAGCACGGCGCCATGTTCCCGTGGCGCACCATCGACGGCGACGAGTGTTCGGGCTACTGGCCGGCGGGCACCGCGGGCGTGCATGTGTCCGCGGACATCGCCAACGCGACGGGCCGCTATCTGCGCGCCACCAACGACGAGGCCTTCGAGGTCGAGTGCGGCGTGGAACTGCTCGTGGAGATCGCCCGCTTCTTCGCCGGCTTCGGCCACCACGACACGGCCGGCCGCTTCCGCATCGACGGGGTCACCGGACCGGACGAGTACACCGCCATCGTCAACAACAACGTGTTCACCAATCTCGCTGCGCAGCAAGCGCTTCGGGACGCGGTGGCCGTCGTGCACCGGCAGCCGTCGGTGGCCCGGGAACTCGGCGTGACCGACGACGAGGTGACGTTCTGGGCGTCGTGCGCCGATCACATGACCATCCCGTACGACGAGGCGCACGGCGTGCATCAGCAGTGCGAGGCCTTCACCCTGCTCGACGAGTGGGATTTCGAGGCCTCCCGCGACAAGTACCCGCTGCTGCTCAACTACCCGTACTTCGACCTGTACCGCAAGCAGGTGGTGAAGCAGGCCGATCTGGTGTTCGCGACCTATCTCTTCGGCGACAGCTTCACCGCCGAGGAGAAGCGCGCGGTGTTCGACTACTACTACCCGATCACCGTGCGCGACTCGTCGCTGTCGGCGTGCTGCGAGGCCGTGGCCGCCGCGGAGGTCGGCTACCTGGATCTGGCCTACGACCTGATGTGCGAGTCGGTGTTCACCGATCTGCACGACCTGCACAACAACGTGTCGTCGGGCCTGCACATCGCGGCGCTGGCCGGCGCCTGGACCGACTGCGTCGCCGGTTTCGGCGGGATGCGCGACTTCGGCGGCAACATCACCTTCGCGCCGCGGCTGCCGTCCCGGCTGAACTACATGTCGTTCCGGATGCTGATCCGGGAGTCGCGGATCGTCGTCGCGGTCGACACCGACCAGGCCACGTACCGGCTGCTCGACGGCCCGCCGATCGAGCTGGCGCACTTCGGTGAACGGTTCACGCTGAGCGATGTTCCGGTGACCAAGCCGATCCCGGCGATCGAGCCGGGCACGCCGCCGGAGCCGCCGATCGCCTGCGCCCCCTACCGCCGGTAA
- a CDS encoding beta-phosphoglucomutase family hydrolase — MLGLPPAITVLLFDLDGVLTTTATLHMTAWRDAFNDFLRPRGGAPFTDQHYLDYVDGRPRIDGVRSFLASRNITVDDAVVDQIADSKNAAFIASLERDGVTPYPGSVRYLDAARAAGLRIAVVTSSKNGAPVLDAAGLTGYVEQRVDGNTIVAEGLNGKPAPDSYLRGAELMGVPPEQAAVFEDAISGVQAGAAGHFGYVVGIDRVGGTQADAMRAAGADVVVDDLHDLLSE; from the coding sequence GTGCTCGGACTACCACCTGCGATCACCGTCCTGCTCTTCGATCTGGACGGTGTGCTCACCACGACCGCGACGCTGCATATGACCGCCTGGCGGGATGCGTTCAACGATTTCCTGCGACCGCGCGGCGGCGCACCGTTCACCGATCAGCACTACCTCGACTACGTCGACGGCCGCCCCCGCATCGACGGCGTTCGGAGCTTCCTGGCGTCCCGGAACATCACGGTCGACGACGCCGTGGTCGACCAGATCGCGGACAGCAAGAACGCCGCCTTCATCGCGAGCCTGGAGCGCGACGGAGTGACGCCCTACCCGGGTTCGGTGCGCTACCTCGACGCGGCACGCGCGGCGGGGCTGCGTATCGCGGTGGTGACCTCCAGCAAGAACGGCGCGCCCGTGCTCGACGCGGCGGGGCTGACCGGCTACGTGGAACAACGGGTGGACGGCAACACCATCGTCGCCGAGGGACTGAACGGCAAGCCCGCGCCCGACTCGTACCTGCGCGGCGCCGAACTGATGGGGGTGCCTCCGGAACAGGCCGCCGTGTTCGAGGACGCCATCTCGGGGGTCCAGGCGGGCGCCGCCGGGCACTTCGGCTACGTTGTCGGGATCGATCGCGTGGGCGGCACCCAGGCCGACGCGATGCGAGCAGCCGGCGCCGACGTCGTCGTCGACGATCTCCACGACCTTCTCTCCGAGTAG
- a CDS encoding PhzF family phenazine biosynthesis protein: protein MTQRRFFQVDVFGDGPASGNPVAVVCDAADLTDDEMARFARWTNLSETTFVLPPTADGADYRLRIFTPGGELPFAGHPTLGSAHAWLAAGGIPRRRGSEGADLVQECGIGLVTVRREAAADRYAFVAPPLTRGGPVAAADLDRVRAALGLRPSDVVAANWVSNGPPWLALLLDDGQTVLDLRPDMSALGPDDFVGVVGPWRAGAGPGGVDYEVRAFIPGVGVPEDPVTGSLNAGIAVWLRGVGLVPSSYVAAQGTALGRTGRVSVRDDGEQIWIGGRCASVIAGTVDL, encoded by the coding sequence GTGACGCAGCGGCGATTCTTTCAAGTGGATGTGTTCGGTGACGGACCGGCGAGTGGCAACCCGGTCGCGGTGGTCTGCGATGCGGCTGACCTGACCGACGACGAGATGGCGCGCTTCGCGCGCTGGACCAACCTGTCGGAGACCACGTTCGTGCTGCCGCCGACCGCGGACGGGGCCGACTACCGGCTGCGGATCTTCACTCCCGGTGGCGAACTGCCGTTCGCCGGACACCCCACCCTCGGCTCGGCGCATGCCTGGCTGGCGGCCGGCGGGATCCCGCGCCGCCGGGGCTCCGAGGGCGCCGACCTGGTGCAGGAATGCGGCATCGGGTTGGTCACCGTGCGCCGCGAGGCTGCCGCCGATCGTTATGCGTTCGTCGCACCGCCGCTGACTCGCGGCGGCCCGGTCGCCGCCGCCGATCTCGACCGCGTGCGCGCTGCCCTGGGCCTGCGGCCGTCGGACGTGGTGGCCGCGAACTGGGTCAGCAACGGTCCGCCGTGGCTGGCGCTGCTGCTCGACGACGGCCAGACCGTCCTGGATCTGCGCCCGGACATGAGTGCGCTGGGTCCGGACGACTTCGTCGGCGTGGTCGGGCCGTGGCGGGCGGGCGCCGGTCCGGGCGGCGTCGACTACGAGGTGCGCGCCTTCATCCCCGGCGTCGGCGTGCCGGAGGACCCGGTCACCGGCAGCCTCAATGCCGGGATCGCGGTCTGGCTGCGCGGTGTCGGGCTGGTTCCGTCGTCGTACGTGGCCGCCCAGGGGACGGCGCTCGGCCGCACCGGCCGGGTGAGCGTGCGAGACGACGGCGAGCAGATCTGGATCGGCGGGCGGTGTGCGTCGGTGATCGCCGGGACGGTCGACCTGTGA